The Planctomycetaceae bacterium genome segment AATCCCGACCGTGCTGACATCGCCGAGATTCGCTTTTTCCTGCCCTATCGTCGCCAGCAGTTTGCCGAGCATACCGGGCTTGTCCTGAATCCTGCACCGCAGTGTATAAACTTCTGGAGCGCGATAACGCTCCTGCCAACTGATTCTACTTACATCCATCGCCATAAAAATCCTATCTTTTCAAAAGTTCCTGAATAGCATTACTTACTTGTCCAATTGACAGCATAGCTGCTGTTTCAAGCTGCTTTGAAACCGGCAATGGCACATCGACTCCCGTAATCATAGCGGCGGGTTTTTTAAGGGAATCGAAAAATCGTCTCTGACATTCAGCGACAATCCTATATCCGATGGCCATACTTGCTGCCGTCTGCTCAACAATAACCAATTTGCCTGTCTTGTTCAATGAAGACCCGATGGTCATATAGTCAATGTCTGCCGGACTAACCGACCGCAGGTCAATAAGCTCAATGTCAATACCCTGCGCACTTAGCGTATCGCCTGCCTGTTTACACAGATTCACAGCAGATGAATACGCCAGTACGGTTACATCTTTTCCTGTTCGTACCACATTTGCCTTGCCAAAGGGAATGCAATAATCAATATCGTCTTTTGGCACATCAGATTTTGCCGGGTAGAGTTCGTGATGTTCAACAATCAGCACCGGATCAAGTGAACTCATAGCGGTATTGAACAAACCGATATAATCGAATGCATTGGATGGCGCAACCACTCGCCAGCCGCTGAAAAGTCCAAAAAGCCCCACCGGATCCATCGAGTGCTGGCCGCCATAACCGCAGCCCATCGCAATACGCGTCCGTACTACGACCGGCATATCCGTCGAATTGCCGTATATATGTCTTAACTTGCCAAGCTGATTGAATAACTGGTCTGCAGCGACAAGAGCAAAATCAGGAAACATAATTTCCACGATAGGCTTAAGTCCGCTCATAGCAGCTCCGCCGGCAAGGCCGACAAAACCACATTCCGAAATGGGGGTATTGAGAACGCGCAGGGGATATTTAGCCGGCCATCCTTTAGTTGCACCATAAGGTCCGCCGCCAAAATTGGCGATTTCTTCACCGACAACAAATACCTTTGTATCTTGTTCGAGGTGCCTGCCCGTTACCGATGCAATCGCTTCGACATATTTCTTCTGCTCGAAATGGGTGAAATCTTCCTTCTCCTTATAGGTTATGCCTGCAAATTCCTTACCATCGCTCCGCAGTCCTGTTGTCAGGCTCGCGGGCGTTGGTGAAAGGCCTTCTTTAACCACATATTTTGTATCAGGCCTGGTACAGCATTGAGCCACGGCAGCATTTACGGCTGACTTTGCTTTTTCATGCAGAAATTCGATTTGCTGCTGCGTCAATATATTATGTCGTATAAGATTTTGTGCAAATATCGCGTGTGGGTCTCGCTGCTGCCACTGCGACTCTTCCTCCTTTGAACGATAGCCAAAATTACTGCCAGCAATTGGGCCGGCGTGGTGGGCAAAGCGGTAGCATTTCGCCTCAACAATAATGGCACCGTTACCACTGTGAACATAATCCACCGCATCATTGACCGCTTCATATACGGCAACAGGATCCATTCCATCGACGATACGGCCGGGAATATTGTATGCACAGGCTTTAGCCGCAAGGTCTTCAGTTGCCGTTGAGTTTTTGATTGATGTCGCAACAGCATAATGGTTATTCTCGATGAAATAGATAATTGGCAGTTTCCAGATAGAACCTAAATTAACCGCCTCATGGAATGCGCCCTGATTGACCGCTCCATCGCCGAGAAAACACACTGTTGCATAATTTTCTGTAGTGTATTTTGACGCAAACGCTGCACCTGTCGCAAGCGGAACACCGCCGGCAACGATGGCATTAGTGCCGATAACCCCGATTTTTGCATTCCGCAAATGCATCGACCCGCCTCGACCGCCACAACAGCCGGATGCAAGCCCCATAATTTCACTAAGAAGCGTGGTTATCTCCTGCTGTATCGTAACCGGCATATCCTGCTGCATCGCATCAAAATTTGATATGGCAGCATAGTACGAAATAACCTTCGCAAGGTAATGATGATGAGCGCGATGTGTTGAGGCAATTTTGTCGTTTTGCCGCAATGCCATCATTGTGCCTGCCGCACATGCTTCCTCACCTATACTTGTGTGCACCGGCCCATGAATACAACCATCTGCCGAGAGCTTTAACAACATCAACTCAAACTCTCGTATTAGAAAAACCGCAAAAGCCATATTGGCCAATGTCCGTTTATCAAGAGCTGTATAGCTGGACGTGTCTGATTCGATATGCTGCAAGTCACACTTGCACTGGAGTTTGCTGCGTTTCATTTTTTATTTAAACCTTTTCATTATGATATTTAATGTATGCGACTTTATGCTCGGTAAAAAATTCAACGCCGGTATGTCCTGCTTCCGGAATTCCGCAGCCGGACAATTTTACGCCGCCGAAGGTCAATTGAGGTTCCTTGACAGCGGTGGGGACATTAACGTGTGTCAGACCCACATCTGTTTTTTCAATAAACATCATCGCCTTTTCGAGGTCTCTTGTATAAATCGAGGAAGACAAACCGAATTTCACACCGTTAGCAATATCAATCGCTTCGTCAAATGAATCGACTGCCATGATTGACAAAACAGGACCGAAAATTTCTTCCTGCGCGATATACATGTGCGGTTTGACATCCATAAACACCGTAGGCTCAACAAAACAACCTTTGGCGAAGCTGCCTTCCATCATTCTGTTGCCGCCAATCACAAGTCTCGCACTTTCATTTTTGCCTTTTTCAATTGATGCCATAATACCTTCGACTTGCGCCTTACCACACACCGGCCCCATCGTTACGTGAGAGTCTGTTCCTCTGCCGACGACAATTTTTCGAATCTTGTCCAAAAGCAGACTCATAAAATCATTGAGTATTCGTTTTTCAATCAAAACACGACTGGTCGAAGTACACCATTGTCCCGCACATGCATAAGCTGCAAGAACTGCTGAACTCGCCGCTGCCTGCAAGTCCGCATCAGCCAGCACAACCAGCGGATTCTTGCCGCCCATCTCAAGCTGCGTTCTGGTAAAGTTAGCAGCCGCCTTTTGATGAATGCTTCTTCCCACTTCCGTTGAGCCGGTAAAAGTTACTGCTTTAATCAGCGGATTACTCACAATCGCATCGCCGATGACTGCGCCTGAACCTGTTATAAAATTCAGTACGCCCGGCGGCAGACCTGCCTCGTCAAAGAGCTTCACAAATTCCGCGCCAATCCCGGGTGTTAAATTTGCCGGTTTAAATACACAGGTGTTGCCTGTTATCAAGGCAGGGGTAATCTTTCGACAAGGTACGTTAAAAGGGAAGTTCCATGGTGAAATCACTGCGACAACTCCTAACGGTCTGCGCATACTGTATGCCATCACACCACTCTGTCCGGAAGGCATAACTTCGCCCGCCATTCGCAATCCTTCACCAATCTGAAACTCCATTTCTTTGATGGCGGATTCGATTTCGCCTTTGGATTCTTTCAGAGTCTTCCCGTTTTCAGCGGTGATTACCGCAGCAATCTGATCGACTCTGCTTTTCATTACTTGCAGGACTTTGACAAAATACTCTGCCCGCTGATAAACAGTGAGCCCGCTCCATGAAGTAAATGCCGCCGCGGCTGCTTCAATTGC includes the following:
- a CDS encoding aldehyde dehydrogenase family protein, with the translated sequence MGNKNFINGQWLDSSCGQEYEQRNPADLTEITGIWPKSSVEDVNTAIEAAAAAFTSWSGLTVYQRAEYFVKVLQVMKSRVDQIAAVITAENGKTLKESKGEIESAIKEMEFQIGEGLRMAGEVMPSGQSGVMAYSMRRPLGVVAVISPWNFPFNVPCRKITPALITGNTCVFKPANLTPGIGAEFVKLFDEAGLPPGVLNFITGSGAVIGDAIVSNPLIKAVTFTGSTEVGRSIHQKAAANFTRTQLEMGGKNPLVVLADADLQAAASSAVLAAYACAGQWCTSTSRVLIEKRILNDFMSLLLDKIRKIVVGRGTDSHVTMGPVCGKAQVEGIMASIEKGKNESARLVIGGNRMMEGSFAKGCFVEPTVFMDVKPHMYIAQEEIFGPVLSIMAVDSFDEAIDIANGVKFGLSSSIYTRDLEKAMMFIEKTDVGLTHVNVPTAVKEPQLTFGGVKLSGCGIPEAGHTGVEFFTEHKVAYIKYHNEKV